CTCGACGCAGTTCGAGCGAGCGCTCAACGCGGTGGGGGTTCGCCAGCGCTCTGGGCAGACCCGACGTCGGCCCGGGTGCGTCTTGGCCGACCGAGGGTACGACGTGGACCGTATCCGGGCGTGGCTGCGCCGGAAGGGCATCGCGGCGGTGATCCCGTCGAAGCGCAACCGGAAGTGCCCGCGTCGCTATGACCGTGCGCTCTACCGGGAGCGTAACGTGGTTGAGCGGACGCTGGGTCACCTGAAGGAGCACCGGAGGATCGGGACGCGGCACGAGAAGTTGGCGGGGAGCTATCGGGCGATGGTGCAGTTGGCGATCGTGGAGCGCTACCTGCGCGAATATCCAGACAGAGCCTAGTGAAGAGCAGGGCCGCGTTTGCAGCGGAGCGAAGGGGCCGCCTATTGGCTAGCCGAGGAGACGGAGGGCGTCCTGGATGATGCCCCGGAACGCGAAGGCGTGGTCCTGGAGGGCCGCCACGCGGGTTGCCGCGTCAGCCTCAAAGCGCTCCTGCCGGCTTTCCCGCTCAAGGTCGGCGCAGCGGCCGGCGAGCGCTGGCGCACCGAGCGTAGCCGTGGACGATTTCAGCTTGTGCGTGGCGGCACGGACCTCGCTGTACGAGCGCGTCCGCACACCTTCCACGACGGAGCCGATCAGGCTCAGATCGGAGCGCAGGTAGCCTTCCAGCACTTCGCGTGCAAAGTCGGGGTCGTCGACCCCTGAGATCTCGCGGAGGTGCTGAAGAACGCGCTGCGGGCTGGGCAGCACATGCGCGTCTGAGGCCGGACGAGGCGGAGGGGCCTCCGGCTCGGGGAAGCTCGGTGCTGTTTCGAACGCAGAGAAGTCGAGCGTTGGCTCGGGGAGGGGCTGGGGCTCGACGGTGTCGAACGAGGGGAACGTGAAGCCCGGGTCGTCGAGCAACGCGTTCACTTCCGACGAGGGAGGAGGAATGGGCTCGTCAACGTCTTCGCGGTCTAGGTCTTTGCGAGCTGCTTCGTCTGCTACAGGGGGAGGAGCGTCGAATGCCCGGGGTGCACGAGACGTGGGGTCGGGAGCCGACGGTTGCGAGAAGGAAGGGATCTCAAACGATGGGAACGCAAACGGATCTAAAGTCGGCGGCGGCGGAGTGAGCGGAACCGGTGGCTGCTGCAACTCGAAGGGCGATGACGGAGCAGACGGTGCGGGAGGCGGTGCTGGCGAATCGAACGCTGAGCCGGGTATGTCAGCATCGGTGAGGCTCGGCGTCGGAGGGAGCGGAAACAGCGCAGCCGTATCTACGTCTGGCTGGCCCGATGCCGCCTCGTCCATCGCCAGATCGCCCGGTACAATCTCAGCGCGGTAGCGTGAATCAGGAGCAGGCGGCCCGGGCACCGAGACTCCGTCGGCTTGCTCGGGCGGTGCGGTGTCTGAATGCTGCGGACCCGACCCGTCTACAGAGGCGGGCGACGACACGTCCGTCGAATCGTCGGGCTCCGCGGGAGGCGGTGCAGCGATGACAGGTGCCGCTGTGGGGCGCCTGAACGGATTACGCTTTGTCGAAGGATCCTGTAGCAGATCGGACGGGGGTGCTGAAAAGCCCTCGGGCATCTCGGTAGCCATCGGACCGGGATCCGAGAGCGAGAAGCTCTGTGGCAGTGCCGAGGGTTTCCGCCCCACCTCAGGGAGGTCAGGCGCCGGTGCAGCAGAAAGGGACAGGCCGTCTGTGACCGTGCGGTTGACCTCGTCGCTGGGCGGAGGGGCGTTGCGGGCGAAGGCGGGCAGCTCCAACTCCGTCGAGCGTTGGATCGGGATGGCGGCGGATGTGCCCAGGGGAGCAGCGTCGAGCTTGAGTGCGGAGATGGGCTCACAGCGCATGAGCGCCTCAACGAGGGCCTCGCGGCGAATGGGCTTGGCGATGTAGTCGTCCATGCCGGCGCTGAGGCAGAGCTCCCGGTCGCCTTCCATGGCGTTGGCCGTCATCGCGACGATGCGTGGCTGGCGTTCTGGGGGGAGGGTAGCGCGCACCTGCTGCGTCGCTCGAATCCCGTCGAGCACCGGCATCTGCACGTCCATCAGCACCAAGTCGTAAGCGAGACGATCGAGGGCATCGAGCACCTCCTGGCCGTTCTCGGCGAGGTCCGCATCGTAGCCGAGGCGCTCCAGAATGCGCAGCGCCACCTTTTGGTTGACGGCGTTGTCTTCGGCGAGTAGGATGCGCAAGGGCGGAAGCAGTGGCGTCTCGTCCGCCGCCCCACGCAGGGCGAGCTGCACCGCCTCGGGCGTCGGCGTCTCCTGGTTGCGCTGGATCCAGATCCCCTCCTCGTTGACCGTAGGAAGGTCGGCCAAGCCAGCCGGCTCGGCGCCGAAGATGCGCAGCAAGGCCTCGTAGAGCGTGCTCTGCTTGAGCGGCTTGGAGAGCACCGCTGCGAACAGGCCGTCCGTCTGCACCAGCGCGCCCGGCGTGGTGAGACCAATCAGCGGGAGCGCCGTGTCGCCCTCTCCGCCCGTCGAGGTGTACGCGTCCTGGAGCCCTCGTGCGAGCGTGAGGCTGTCCATGTCGCCGAGCTGCATGTCGATTAGGGCAGCATCGAAGCGACCGCCTTCGCGGAGCAAGCGGAGGGTGTCCAGGCCCCGGGGCGGCGCCGTCACCACCAGGCCCCAGGCGCGAAGCTGTTTCACGAGGGCCGTGCGGCTGGTGGTGCCGTCTTCCATCACCAGGATTCGCTTCTCGGCTACGGGCGCCTGTTTCCCTTTGAGGGCGGACCTCGTCACCGACGCTGAGGCGCGCACGAGGATCGTGAACGAGAAGGTGGAGCCTTGCCCCACTTCGCTCTCCACCCACATCGTGCCGCCCATCAACTCGGCGAGTCGTTTCGAGATCGCCAGCCCGAGGCCCGTACCGCCATATTTCCGGGTGTGTGACGAGTCGACCTGGCTGAACGACGAGAAGAGGCGGTCGACGCGATCGGCGGGGATGCCGATTCCGGTGTCGCGCACGGCAAACATCAGTTCGTGGTCACCGCCCACGGTGCGTCGCTTTGAGACCGTGAGCAGGATCGCCCCGTGCTCGGTGAACTTGATCGCGTTGCCGATCAGGTTGACGATCACCTGGCGCAGCCGCGTCACGTCGCCGATGAGCGCCTGAGGAACGTCCTCCTCGATATGATAGACGAGGTCGAGGGGCTTTTCGTAGGCCTTGGAGGCAAGCAGATCGAGCGCCTCCTCGATCATCGCACGGAGGTCGAAGGGCGCCTCTTCCAGATCGATGCGGTCGGCCTCGATCTTCGAGAAGTCGAGGATGTCGTTGATGATCGTGAGCAGCGTGTCGCCCGAGATGCGGATCGTCTCGACGTAGTCGCGCTGCGTGTCGGTGAGCTCGGTGTCGCTCAACAGCGTGGTCATGCCGAGCACGCCGTTCATCGGCGTCCGGATCTCGTGGCTCATCGTGGCCAGGAACTCGGACTTGGCCTTGACGGCCACTTCCGCCTCGGCAATCGTAGACAGGAGTTCCTCTTCGAGGATGCGCCGCGACTGCACCGCGATGCCGCCGATGATGGGAACCGTGACCATGGCCGAGGTCAGCAGGACCGGGCTGAGCGATGTGTTGGGTAGGAAAAAGCCCATGGCTGTAGCCACGCCCCCGACGACAACGCTGTAGCCCAGCATCCACCGCAGGTCGTGGAGCGAGATGGCGGTCAACACCGCCACGAGCACGAGCCCGACCGCCTGGGCGTAGGCCAGTTGGGAGGTGTAGGCGAAGAAGAGGTGCAGGACCGAGTGAAGCGTGAGCACCGAGTAGGTGATCGGCCCCGCAAACCGCCAGAGGAACGGCGCGACGTAGAGCGTGCCCGCGGCCAGCAGCGAGGCCACGGCGAGGCCGATGCGCACGCCTAGGGGATCTGGGACGGCGGGGGTTACACTCTGGCTAAAGATGCCAATGCCGAGGCACAACGCAGCCAGAGCGAGCAGGAGAAGCTCGTAGAGGCGGATGGTGCGAGCTTCGGAGTCGTTCTGCATAGGGACCGGGAAGGCGAGGTCGAGTAGGTAGGAACTACCCAGCAGTGGTGGCGAGGAAGGGGGTACCGCACCCTAGGGAGGAGTCCATGCCCAGGTTCAAAAGATGTGCCTGGCGAGAGAGCGGTGACGCGAGCGACGAGAGCGCCTGCGCATCCTCGCGCCCCTCCGCATCGTAGGCGCTGGCCGGTCCCTGCAGCCCCCACGCACCATGTCGCCCTCGAACCCCTCCGCCCCCTCGAAGCTCACGTCGCCAACGATCCCAGGCGAGCCCGTTCCGCCCACGGCGGTGGCCCACACCTATGCGGCCCTGACGCGTACGGCGACCTACAGCTTCCTCGTCGCGCTGCCGCTCCTGCTGCTCTACGAACTCGGGGCGCTGCTCATCAACGCTGACCGGTCCTTCGCCATCCGCGTGGGGGCCGACGTGTGGATCAAGCAGTTTCTCGCGAGCCTTGGCGCGACCGGGCACCTCGCGCTCGGGGGCGTCGTGCTCGCCATCGGGATTGCCGTGTTCCTCTGGGAGCGCAAGAAGCGGCTGCCGCTGCGCCCGCGCTACTTCGCAGGGATGCTCCTCGAAAGCACCGTCTGGGGCGTCCTGCTCGCCTACCTCATCAGCGGGACTGTCGGCGTGCTCTTCAACGGAGCGCTAGCGAGCGTTCCCGTGCTGGGAGCCGTGCAGGCTGCCGTGCCGGGCAAGGGGACGATGCTCGTGCTCTCGCTCGGGGCTGGGCTCTACGAAGAGTTGGTGTTCCGCGTGCTCCTGGTCGGGGGGCTCTACCTGCTCGCGCGGCGTGCCTTCGGGATGGAGCGTGTAGCCGCCTACGTCGGCGCGGCCCTCATCGGGGCGCTGCTCTTCAGCGCCGTGCACTACACCGGGCCCTACGCCGACCCGCTCGAATTGCCGTCGTTCACCTTCCGTTTTCTCTTCGGGCTCGCGCTTAACGCTCTTTTCCTCGTGCGTGGCTTCGGCATCGCCGCCTGGACGCACGCGCTCTACGATGTGATGGTAGTAGGCTTCTGGAGTTGAGCTGCCAAGTGATCGGTGCCGCCGAGGCTTCGAGCCTTTAAACACCCAGATCCTCTCACGCGCCTACCTCAGCGGGTGCCTACCTTCCGTACGGTCTTCGTCTCCACACACTCGATCACCGCGTGCCCACGCTTCTCGAACGACTCCCTCCCGTTTTGGCCACGCCGCTCCGTCGGGTCTTTCGCCAGCAAATTGATCCACGCCTGGATGCTGCGGTGGACCTTCTGGGCGCGAGTGCTCTCTTTTCGTGCCTCCGACGGGCTGATCTCTACGACCTCGCCCGCCACGTTCACAAGCGCGACTACGACCGCGGTGAGGCGATCTACTACGAGCGCGATCCTGGCCTCGGGCTCTACCTCGTCGCGCACGGCGCCGTGGTCCTGCGCACGAGCGATTCGGAAGCGGGCGACGACCCCGACGCTGATGTCGTTCACCGCGTAGGTCCAGGCGGCACCTTCGGCGAGCGCGCGCTGCTGGGCGAGCACCGGCGCGCCACACGAGCGGAGGCCGTCGCCGACACGCGACTCCTGGGGTTCTTCCGCCCCGACTTTAAGACTCTCATCAAACGTCACCCGCGTCTGGGTACGCAGGTCGCCATCGCGGTGGGGCAGTACATCGCGGCGCGCGAGGCCTTGCTCCGCGACGCACTCGCTGCCGCCGACTCGCCCGCGTCCGTCCACCGGCTCGTCTATGGCCTCCGCGTCCCGGAGGGCACGTGCGACCCGATGCCGTTCTTTCGGTGAGGGCGAGGCCGCGCCGTTCTCAAGCCGCGCCGTTCTCAAGCCGCGTGGCTCTCAAGGTGCGTGGCTGTCAAGTAGTGCTGTTGTCGAGCAAGCAGTGCTGTTGTCGAGCTGGGAAGCTGTGATGCGGTGGGTTTTGCGTGGAGGACGAACAGTGCAGCATCGGGCCAGTTTGACGTTGCTAATCTCGCTCTACAGTTTCCCTACCGTTCATGTCCGCAGACACCCGCCCGCCGAAGATCAAACGCGGCGCCTCCGTCGAACTCACCCTGGAGAAGTTTGCCGACCGGGGTAAGTCGCTCGCGCGCGTCGACGGCTACGTCGTCTTCGTCCCGGGTGGCGTCCCGGGCGACCGCGTGCGTGTCGGCATCCGCAAGCGCAAGCGGAGCTACGCCGAGGGCGTGATCGAGGAGGTGCTCACCCCGAGCGACCTCCGCACGGATCCGCGCTGCGAGTACTTCGGGACGTGCGGCGGCTGCAAGTGGCAGCATGTGCAATACGACGCCCAACTCGACGCCAAGCGCCAGAGCATCGCCGAGGCGTTCGCGCACGCGGGCGGCTTCGAGGCTGACATCAACGTGCTGCCGACCATCGGGATGGAGACGGACGACGGGGCCGCGCCATTTTTTTACCGCAACAAGATGGAGTTCAGCTTCTCGGCGCGGCGCTGGCTCACGGATTGGGAGATCGCCACGGGTGACGAGTTCGACACCAGCTTCGCACTCGGCCTCCACGCTCCTGGGCGCTTCGACGCGGTGCTGGATCTGAAGGCTTGCTACCTACAGTCGGAGTGGAGCGCGCGGCTCGTCAATGCCACGCGCGCCTTCGCGCAGGAGCACGGGTGGAAGCCGTGGGCCATCCGCGACCACAAGGGCTTCCTGCGCCACCTCGTCGTCCGCACGCCTGCCAACACCGACGAGAACATGGTCGTGCTCACAACGAACGGCCACGATGCCGAGCGGATGGAGGCCTTCGCCGCGATGCTGCGCGCCGACTTCCACGAGGCGACCACGTTCGTCAACGCCGTCAACACCGGCAAGGCCCAAGTCGCGTTTGGCGAGGTCTACCATACCATCTTCGGTCCGGGCGTCGTGCACGACACCATCGGCGGCTACCGATTCGAGATCGCGCCGAACGCCTTCTTCCAGACGAACACCAAGCAAGCCGAACGCCTCTACGCCGTCGCCGCCGACTTCGCCGACCTCACGCCCGATGACCTTGTCTACGACCTCTATTCTGGCGCAGGCACGATCTCGATCTACCTCGCCGAGCGCGTCAAGCAGGTCGTGGGCGTCGAACTGATCGAAGAGGCCGTGGCGAACGCGAAGGCCAATGCCGAGGCCAACGGTGTCGAGAACGTGACCTTCGCCCAGGGCGACATGCGCGACCTCTTCGCCCGCGCCTTTATCGAGGCCCACGGGCGGCCGGACGTGCTGATCGTGGACCCGCCGCGAGCGGGGCTGCATCCGCGCGTGGTTGAGCAGATCGGCAAGCTGAGGCCGGAGCGCTTCGTCTATGTCTCGTGCAACCCGCAGAGCCAGGCCCGCGACCTCGCGCTCCTGAAGGACATCTACCACGTCGAGCAGGTGCAGCCCGTCGACCTCTTCCCGCACACGCACCACGTCGAGGCCGTCGCCCAGCTGCGGCTGCGGTAGTACAGGTGCGGTAGTACAGGTGCGGTAGCGCAGGAGCGGCAGTAATGAGGCTGATAGGCGCTGGCGTTGACGCATCCGCGCCGAAATGGCAGGAGCCGTGCAACGGTACGGCGCTTGAGTGGGAGCGCGATTTCCTACGACCGCTTTCCCTTCCTTCTATGTTTCAGCAGGACTTTATCGTCCGTCAGGTTCAGCAGCTTGCTGAAGTCCTCGCGCGCGTGCTGTTTCACAAGCGAGCCGCCGACGAGGCCGAGGCACAGGAGGCGCTATCAAACGGCTTAGCTGCAGCCCTTGGCCTCGGCCTTGACGCGCTGCGCACGCTCAGCCGGGACGGACTCGTGGCGCGGTATACGCCAGAAGGGGCGATGTCCGTCGAAATGGCGGTCGCTGTGGCCGAGGTGCTACAAGAGGATGCGCAGCGAGCAGGCAGGCTTCGGGCGCTGTGGCTCTACGAGGCCGCGCTCGCGTCCGGCGCACCCGTACCGTTCGACATCCACGAGCGCATCGACTTGCTTCGCGAGGAGCTAGGCTAGAAACTGCGAGCCTGGTGCAACGTGTGAGCGGACACGCCGACCGACTCGAATCTGGTCGTGCGGAGTGGCCTCTGTCGAAACGCTGTCAGCGCAGTCAGGTTAGCTTCCGGCCGAACCACCGCTCGCCCTCTGCTCCGCCATGCCCGTTGTCTCGCTCGCTGACACCACGCTTACGCCCGATTCGCCTGCCACAAAGGCGGCGCTGCAGCAGTGGTTCGGCTTCGACGCGCTGCGGGCGGGGCAGGTCGAGGCGCTCGAGCACGTGCTCGGTGGGGAGGACACGCTCGTAGTGATGCCGACGGGCGCGGGGAAGTCGCTCGTCTACCAATTGGCGGCGGTGCTGCACGACGGCGAAGCGCTACCGAATGGCGTCACGCTCGTGGTCTCGCCGCTCATCGCGCTGATGAAGGACCAGGTGGACGCGCTCCAGGCGAAGGGCATCCCGGCGGCTGCGATCAACTCGTCGATGCCAGCAGCGGCGCAGCGAGAGGTCATGCAACAGATGCGCGACGGGACGCTGAAGCTGGTCTACGTCGCGCCGGAGCGGTTGCGGCACCGCGGCTTCATGAACGCGCTCCGCGAGACAACGGTCGCGCTCCTCGCCGTGGACGAGGCGCACTGCGTCAGCCAGTGGGGGCACGACTTCCGCCCCGACTACCTCGCCATCGGCGACGCCCGCGAGCGCATGGGCCGCCCCCAGACGGTCGCGCTCACGGCTACGGCTACGCCCGTCGTGCAGTCGGACATTTGCGCGACGCTCGGCATCAGCCACGCGAGGCAGGTCGTGACCGGCTTCAACCGGCCCAACCTCTACTTCCGCGTCGTCTCCACGCCCGGCGACGGCGACAAGCGGCGCGTCCTGAACGACTTTCTGGAGGAGCACAAAGACCAGCCGGGCCTGATCTACGTCGGCACGCGCAAGTACGCCGAGTCCGTGACGCGCTTCGTGCGCGACGTGTGCAAGCGCGAGGTTCGGGCCTACCACGCAGGGCTCACCGACGGCGAGCGCTCCGAAGTGCAGGACGCCTTCCTCACCGGCGGCCTCGACCTCGTCGTGGCGACCAACGCCTTTGGCATGGGCGTCGACCGCGCCGACGTGCGCTTTGTCGTCCACTGGGCGATCCCCTCGACGCTCGAAGCCTACTACCAGGAGGCGGGCCGCGCGGGCCGTGACAGTGACTCCTCGACGTGTCTGCTGCTCTACGCGCCGACCGACCGCCAACTCCGCGAGTGGTTCATCGACCAGGCCCAGCCCGGCGAGAAGAGCCTGCACAAACTCTACCGCGCCGTCGCTAGGCAGTCAGTTGACGATAGCAATGAAGCCGAGATCGACGTAGATGCGCTCGGCCACGACCACCGCGTCGATCTCAAGGCCGTCGGGGTGCGAGTCGGTCTGGGCCTGCTCGAACGGATGGGCGCGCTCACCCGCTACGACGACCGCGGACCGCTTCGCCACTACAGCCTCGGCGGTTGGGAAGGCGCCGACCGGCGTGTCGTGCTGGAGGGCGTCGAGAAGCGGCGCAAGAACAAGCATGACGGGCTCGGCCACATGGTCGCCTACGCCGAGCGCGAGACGTGCCGTCGGGAGAAGCTCGTGGGGTATTTCGGTGAGGCCGTCGAGCACCAGCCGGAGCGGTGCTGCGACGCCTGCGCCGTCCAGGCGCGCCTTCGCGAGGCCCCCGACGAGATTCCGCCCTTCGAGGCGCTGCCGATGCACAGCCGCATCGCCATCGGCCTGCTCGACCTCGTGGACCGGCTCCGCTGGAGCGTGGGCCGCAAGACGCTCGTGCGCATTCTCACTGGCTCGAAAGCAGGCGACACGGAGGCGAAATACGGCACGAACCCGTACTACGGACGCCTCGGCTTCTACCGCCAGGACGACGTCGATGGCTTCTACAAACAGCTTCTCGCGATGGGCTATCTCAAGGTCGGCGGGGAGTACATGACCGTGGACCTCACCGCGCTCGGCACGCAGGCGCTCAAGCACCGCGAGGCGGTCCCGCTCGACACCGACGGGCCGCTGCCCACGGGCCGAGGAAGCGCGTCCACCAACGGGGCGCGCAGGTCTGGAAGCCGAACGGTCGAGTACGACGAGGCTGCGCTCACCCCCGACGACGCGCCGCTCTTCGAGGCGCTGCGCGAATGGCGCACGCAGCGGGCGACGGCCGACGCGGTACCGCCCTACGTCGTCTTCTCCGACGCGGTCCTCCGCGCCATCGCTGTGAGCCGCCCGGCCACCGACGACGACCTGCTCGCGCTCAAAGGCATCGGCGCGAAGAAGGTGGCGACCTACGGCGAGGACGTGCTCGAACTGGTCACGGCCGCCGCCTAGAAGCGGGGCCCGTGCTCTACGGGGCGAGTACCCACGGCAGCCGTGCCTGCGGTGTGGCGTGTAGCCGCGAAGCCTCGGCCAGCGGAGCCAACTGACGCACCCAGGCCTGCGCCTCGGGTGGGAGGGAAGTCGACCGTTGCAGCTGGCCCCACTGCCGGATGCCGGGGCTGCTGAGCAGTTGCCCAACGATGCGGTCGAACAGCGGTGGCGGCTGCGGGAACGTCCGTAGGCGATACCGTCCAGGTTCCAATGCAGCCAATTCCGCTGCCAACTCGACGGCAAGGTTGAGGCCGCCTAGTTCGTCCACGAGGCCGACGGCGTGCGCGTCCTCGCCCGTGTAGACACGGCCTCCGGCAAGCAGGTCTACCGTGTCACGCGGCAAGCCCCGGCCCTCGGCGACGCGCTCCCGGAACGTGTCGTAGATGCGGTCTACCTCGCGTTCAAGGAGCGCCCGTTCAGCCGCGTCGAGGGGTTTGGCCGAGCTGTAGAGGTCGGCGAAGGGCGCCGTGAGCACCGTGTCGGTGTCGAGGAAGAGCCGCGATTCGAGGAAGTCCGAGGCGTCGAACAAGATCGAGAAGACGCCGATGGAGCCGGTGATGGTGAGCGGGTCGGCAACGATGGTGTCGGCGGGCGCGGCGATGTAGTAGCCACCTGAGGCCGCGACGCCTGCCATTGAGGCCACGACGGGCACCTCGGCCTTGGCGTTGACCACGGCGCGCCACATCGCATCGGCCGCGGTCGCGTCGCCGCCCGGCGAGTCAATCCGGACGACGAGGGCGGCTACCTTCGGGTCCGTGAGCGCGTCGTCGATGGCCTCGATGAACGTGTCGGCCCCCAGTACCGGGCCCATGACGACGTCCGAGCCGCTGTCGCCGTTGAGGATCGTGCCGGACGCATAGACGACGGCGATACGCGCGTCGTCCTCGAAATCGAGCCCCGCCTGCGACGGCGACGTCTGGACGTAGTCGCTGAGCGACACCGTTGGGAGGTCGTCGTCGTCGGCCAGGCCCAGGCGCGCGGCGAGGTGCTCGACCAGTTCGTCCTCGTACCACAACGCATCGAGCAGCCCCACCTCGGCAGCGTCGGTAGCCGCCAGCACGCGGCCGCCATCGATGAGCGTCTCGACCTCCTGCGGCGCCAGGCCTCGGCCCTCGGAGACGGCTATGCTGAAGCGCCGGGCGCGGTCAGCCAGCAGAGCGCGGAGTTGGAACGCGTTGGCCTCCGACAGCGAAGTGCGTGTGAACGGCTCCACGGCGCTCTTATAGTCTCCCGCACGGATTGCCTGCGCCTCAATGCCGAGCTCGTCGAACAGGTCGGCGAAGAATGTCACCGAGGCGCCAAAGCCGGTCATGTCGAACGACGCAACGGGTGGGCTCAGGATGCTGTCGGCGGCCGTGGCGAGGAAGTAGCCGGGCTGGTCGAAGCCCGCAGCCGTGGGGTGCGCGAAGATCGGCGTCCCCGAGGCGCGCACCCGCTCTAGGGCGTCTCGCACCTCCTCCAGCGCTGCCCACGAGGCCTGCACGCCATTGGGCCGGAGCCAGACCGCC
The Bacteroidota bacterium DNA segment above includes these coding regions:
- a CDS encoding transposase; this encodes STQFERALNAVGVRQRSGQTRRRPGCVLADRGYDVDRIRAWLRRKGIAAVIPSKRNRKCPRRYDRALYRERNVVERTLGHLKEHRRIGTRHEKLAGSYRAMVQLAIVERYLREYPDRA
- a CDS encoding response regulator, coding for MQNDSEARTIRLYELLLLALAALCLGIGIFSQSVTPAVPDPLGVRIGLAVASLLAAGTLYVAPFLWRFAGPITYSVLTLHSVLHLFFAYTSQLAYAQAVGLVLVAVLTAISLHDLRWMLGYSVVVGGVATAMGFFLPNTSLSPVLLTSAMVTVPIIGGIAVQSRRILEEELLSTIAEAEVAVKAKSEFLATMSHEIRTPMNGVLGMTTLLSDTELTDTQRDYVETIRISGDTLLTIINDILDFSKIEADRIDLEEAPFDLRAMIEEALDLLASKAYEKPLDLVYHIEEDVPQALIGDVTRLRQVIVNLIGNAIKFTEHGAILLTVSKRRTVGGDHELMFAVRDTGIGIPADRVDRLFSSFSQVDSSHTRKYGGTGLGLAISKRLAELMGGTMWVESEVGQGSTFSFTILVRASASVTRSALKGKQAPVAEKRILVMEDGTTSRTALVKQLRAWGLVVTAPPRGLDTLRLLREGGRFDAALIDMQLGDMDSLTLARGLQDAYTSTGGEGDTALPLIGLTTPGALVQTDGLFAAVLSKPLKQSTLYEALLRIFGAEPAGLADLPTVNEEGIWIQRNQETPTPEAVQLALRGAADETPLLPPLRILLAEDNAVNQKVALRILERLGYDADLAENGQEVLDALDRLAYDLVLMDVQMPVLDGIRATQQVRATLPPERQPRIVAMTANAMEGDRELCLSAGMDDYIAKPIRREALVEALMRCEPISALKLDAAPLGTSAAIPIQRSTELELPAFARNAPPPSDEVNRTVTDGLSLSAAPAPDLPEVGRKPSALPQSFSLSDPGPMATEMPEGFSAPPSDLLQDPSTKRNPFRRPTAAPVIAAPPPAEPDDSTDVSSPASVDGSGPQHSDTAPPEQADGVSVPGPPAPDSRYRAEIVPGDLAMDEAASGQPDVDTAALFPLPPTPSLTDADIPGSAFDSPAPPPAPSAPSSPFELQQPPVPLTPPPPTLDPFAFPSFEIPSFSQPSAPDPTSRAPRAFDAPPPVADEAARKDLDREDVDEPIPPPSSEVNALLDDPGFTFPSFDTVEPQPLPEPTLDFSAFETAPSFPEPEAPPPRPASDAHVLPSPQRVLQHLREISGVDDPDFAREVLEGYLRSDLSLIGSVVEGVRTRSYSEVRAATHKLKSSTATLGAPALAGRCADLERESRQERFEADAATRVAALQDHAFAFRGIIQDALRLLG
- a CDS encoding CPBP family intramembrane glutamic endopeptidase: MSPSNPSAPSKLTSPTIPGEPVPPTAVAHTYAALTRTATYSFLVALPLLLLYELGALLINADRSFAIRVGADVWIKQFLASLGATGHLALGGVVLAIGIAVFLWERKKRLPLRPRYFAGMLLESTVWGVLLAYLISGTVGVLFNGALASVPVLGAVQAAVPGKGTMLVLSLGAGLYEELVFRVLLVGGLYLLARRAFGMERVAAYVGAALIGALLFSAVHYTGPYADPLELPSFTFRFLFGLALNALFLVRGFGIAAWTHALYDVMVVGFWS
- a CDS encoding cyclic nucleotide-binding domain-containing protein, with translation MPTLLERLPPVLATPLRRVFRQQIDPRLDAAVDLLGASALFSCLRRADLYDLARHVHKRDYDRGEAIYYERDPGLGLYLVAHGAVVLRTSDSEAGDDPDADVVHRVGPGGTFGERALLGEHRRATRAEAVADTRLLGFFRPDFKTLIKRHPRLGTQVAIAVGQYIAAREALLRDALAAADSPASVHRLVYGLRVPEGTCDPMPFFR
- the rlmD gene encoding 23S rRNA (uracil(1939)-C(5))-methyltransferase RlmD, with the translated sequence MSADTRPPKIKRGASVELTLEKFADRGKSLARVDGYVVFVPGGVPGDRVRVGIRKRKRSYAEGVIEEVLTPSDLRTDPRCEYFGTCGGCKWQHVQYDAQLDAKRQSIAEAFAHAGGFEADINVLPTIGMETDDGAAPFFYRNKMEFSFSARRWLTDWEIATGDEFDTSFALGLHAPGRFDAVLDLKACYLQSEWSARLVNATRAFAQEHGWKPWAIRDHKGFLRHLVVRTPANTDENMVVLTTNGHDAERMEAFAAMLRADFHEATTFVNAVNTGKAQVAFGEVYHTIFGPGVVHDTIGGYRFEIAPNAFFQTNTKQAERLYAVAADFADLTPDDLVYDLYSGAGTISIYLAERVKQVVGVELIEEAVANAKANAEANGVENVTFAQGDMRDLFARAFIEAHGRPDVLIVDPPRAGLHPRVVEQIGKLRPERFVYVSCNPQSQARDLALLKDIYHVEQVQPVDLFPHTHHVEAVAQLRLR
- a CDS encoding ATP-dependent DNA helicase RecQ; protein product: MPVVSLADTTLTPDSPATKAALQQWFGFDALRAGQVEALEHVLGGEDTLVVMPTGAGKSLVYQLAAVLHDGEALPNGVTLVVSPLIALMKDQVDALQAKGIPAAAINSSMPAAAQREVMQQMRDGTLKLVYVAPERLRHRGFMNALRETTVALLAVDEAHCVSQWGHDFRPDYLAIGDARERMGRPQTVALTATATPVVQSDICATLGISHARQVVTGFNRPNLYFRVVSTPGDGDKRRVLNDFLEEHKDQPGLIYVGTRKYAESVTRFVRDVCKREVRAYHAGLTDGERSEVQDAFLTGGLDLVVATNAFGMGVDRADVRFVVHWAIPSTLEAYYQEAGRAGRDSDSSTCLLLYAPTDRQLREWFIDQAQPGEKSLHKLYRAVARQSVDDSNEAEIDVDALGHDHRVDLKAVGVRVGLGLLERMGALTRYDDRGPLRHYSLGGWEGADRRVVLEGVEKRRKNKHDGLGHMVAYAERETCRREKLVGYFGEAVEHQPERCCDACAVQARLREAPDEIPPFEALPMHSRIAIGLLDLVDRLRWSVGRKTLVRILTGSKAGDTEAKYGTNPYYGRLGFYRQDDVDGFYKQLLAMGYLKVGGEYMTVDLTALGTQALKHREAVPLDTDGPLPTGRGSASTNGARRSGSRTVEYDEAALTPDDAPLFEALREWRTQRATADAVPPYVVFSDAVLRAIAVSRPATDDDLLALKGIGAKKVATYGEDVLELVTAAA
- the sppA gene encoding signal peptide peptidase SppA, translating into MSTSPGFFARAFSSFVGALTALLFVGGFLLLLLIGFVAGSDSTPAVPSEAVLVVDLGGPLLEEAPLDPFAELATEVPPLREVLLGLDMAAADERIAAVWLRPNGVQASWAALEEVRDALERVRASGTPIFAHPTAAGFDQPGYFLATAADSILSPPVASFDMTGFGASVTFFADLFDELGIEAQAIRAGDYKSAVEPFTRTSLSEANAFQLRALLADRARRFSIAVSEGRGLAPQEVETLIDGGRVLAATDAAEVGLLDALWYEDELVEHLAARLGLADDDDLPTVSLSDYVQTSPSQAGLDFEDDARIAVVYASGTILNGDSGSDVVMGPVLGADTFIEAIDDALTDPKVAALVVRIDSPGGDATAADAMWRAVVNAKAEVPVVASMAGVAASGGYYIAAPADTIVADPLTITGSIGVFSILFDASDFLESRLFLDTDTVLTAPFADLYSSAKPLDAAERALLEREVDRIYDTFRERVAEGRGLPRDTVDLLAGGRVYTGEDAHAVGLVDELGGLNLAVELAAELAALEPGRYRLRTFPQPPPLFDRIVGQLLSSPGIRQWGQLQRSTSLPPEAQAWVRQLAPLAEASRLHATPQARLPWVLAP